Proteins encoded together in one Bos javanicus breed banteng chromosome 6, ARS-OSU_banteng_1.0, whole genome shotgun sequence window:
- the TRMT10A gene encoding tRNA methyltransferase 10 homolog A isoform X1, which yields MWREARGKLLQVLLGPTVRHQIMSSEMLPAFSETCNVERQKNLSEDGEQNQKPGSSERFQPISKRQMKKLMKQKQWEEQRELRKQKRKEKRKRKQLERQCQPESNSDGSDRKRIRRDVVHSPLRLIIDCSFDSLMVLKDIKKLHKQIQRCYAENRRALHPVQFYLTSHGGQLKKNMDENDKGWVNWKDIHIKPEHYSEFIQKEDLIYLTSDSPNILKELDESKAYVIGGLVDHNHHKGLTYKQASDHGIDHAQLPLGNFVKMNSRKVLAVNHVFEIILEYLETRDWQEAFFTILPQRKGAVPTDQACESCSHDKKFARVEGGLNSDSSEEENRHELDSTHEEEKQDKENSTESTVNSVPH from the exons AGGCATCAAATAATGTCATCTGAAATGTTGCCAGCATTTAGTGAGACTTGTAATGTTGAAAGACAGAAAAACTTAAGTGAAGATGGAGAGCAAAATCAGAAGCCCGGATCAAGTGAAAGGTTTCAACCAATATCTAAACGGCAAATGAAGAAgctaatgaaacagaaacaatggGAAGAACAACGAGAACTCCGCAA ACAAAAACGGAAGGAAAAACGCAAGAGAAAGCAATTAGAGCGACAATGTCAACCTGAGTCAAATTCAGATGGAAGTGACAGAAAACGTATTCGAAGAGATGTTGTTCACAGCCCACTCCGCCTTATCATTGACTGCAGTTTTGACAGCTTGATGGTATTAAAG GACATTAAGAAACTTCATAAGCAGATTCAACGATGTTATGCAGAAAATCGACGAGCACTGCACCCTGTGCAG ttttatttgaCAAGCCATGGAGGCCAGCTGAAAAAGAATATGGATGAAAATGACAAAGGATGGGTCAACTGGAAG GATATCCATATCAAACCAGAGCACTATAGTGAATTCATACAGAAAGAAGACCTGATTTATCTTACATCAGATTCACCTAATATATTAAAGGAATTAGATGAATCAAAGGCCTATGTGATTGGAGGATTAGTAGATCACAACCATCACAAG GGACTCACGTATAAACAAGCATCAGATcatggaattgatcatgcacagctTCCCCTTGGGAATTTTGTGAAGATGAATAGTAGAAAAGTTTTGGCAGTTAATCATG TGTTTGAGATTATTTTGGAATACCTGGAGACAAGAGACTGGCAAGAAGCATTTTTCACTATTTTACCCCAAAGGAAAGGAGCTGTTCCCACAGACCAAGCCTGTGAAAGTTGTTCACATGACAAGAAATTCGCCAGAGTTGAAGGTGGATTAAACAGTGATTCCAGTGAGGAGGAAAATAGGCATGAACTAGATTCAACGCACGAGGAAGAAAAGCAGGATAAAGAAAATAGCACTGAATCTACAGTGAACTCTGTACCACACtaa
- the TRMT10A gene encoding tRNA methyltransferase 10 homolog A isoform X2, with protein sequence MSSEMLPAFSETCNVERQKNLSEDGEQNQKPGSSERFQPISKRQMKKLMKQKQWEEQRELRKQKRKEKRKRKQLERQCQPESNSDGSDRKRIRRDVVHSPLRLIIDCSFDSLMVLKDIKKLHKQIQRCYAENRRALHPVQFYLTSHGGQLKKNMDENDKGWVNWKDIHIKPEHYSEFIQKEDLIYLTSDSPNILKELDESKAYVIGGLVDHNHHKGLTYKQASDHGIDHAQLPLGNFVKMNSRKVLAVNHVFEIILEYLETRDWQEAFFTILPQRKGAVPTDQACESCSHDKKFARVEGGLNSDSSEEENRHELDSTHEEEKQDKENSTESTVNSVPH encoded by the exons ATGTCATCTGAAATGTTGCCAGCATTTAGTGAGACTTGTAATGTTGAAAGACAGAAAAACTTAAGTGAAGATGGAGAGCAAAATCAGAAGCCCGGATCAAGTGAAAGGTTTCAACCAATATCTAAACGGCAAATGAAGAAgctaatgaaacagaaacaatggGAAGAACAACGAGAACTCCGCAA ACAAAAACGGAAGGAAAAACGCAAGAGAAAGCAATTAGAGCGACAATGTCAACCTGAGTCAAATTCAGATGGAAGTGACAGAAAACGTATTCGAAGAGATGTTGTTCACAGCCCACTCCGCCTTATCATTGACTGCAGTTTTGACAGCTTGATGGTATTAAAG GACATTAAGAAACTTCATAAGCAGATTCAACGATGTTATGCAGAAAATCGACGAGCACTGCACCCTGTGCAG ttttatttgaCAAGCCATGGAGGCCAGCTGAAAAAGAATATGGATGAAAATGACAAAGGATGGGTCAACTGGAAG GATATCCATATCAAACCAGAGCACTATAGTGAATTCATACAGAAAGAAGACCTGATTTATCTTACATCAGATTCACCTAATATATTAAAGGAATTAGATGAATCAAAGGCCTATGTGATTGGAGGATTAGTAGATCACAACCATCACAAG GGACTCACGTATAAACAAGCATCAGATcatggaattgatcatgcacagctTCCCCTTGGGAATTTTGTGAAGATGAATAGTAGAAAAGTTTTGGCAGTTAATCATG TGTTTGAGATTATTTTGGAATACCTGGAGACAAGAGACTGGCAAGAAGCATTTTTCACTATTTTACCCCAAAGGAAAGGAGCTGTTCCCACAGACCAAGCCTGTGAAAGTTGTTCACATGACAAGAAATTCGCCAGAGTTGAAGGTGGATTAAACAGTGATTCCAGTGAGGAGGAAAATAGGCATGAACTAGATTCAACGCACGAGGAAGAAAAGCAGGATAAAGAAAATAGCACTGAATCTACAGTGAACTCTGTACCACACtaa